One window from the genome of Pseudoalteromonas sp. '520P1 No. 423' encodes:
- a CDS encoding hemolysin III family protein, giving the protein MNVIATYSIKEEVANSVSHGIGALISVAGLTLLLINAIEQQNITKIISFSIYGSSLIILFLASTLYHAFSDEKVKQVFKLLDHCAIYLLIAGSYTPLMLVTLNGALGYVMTALIWLISLAGIIFKVKFGSRFKWLSLSTYLGMGFISLAVLPQLQSNLASEGITLLALGGLIYCLGVIFYVQKKIPFNHAIWHLFVIGGAASHFFMIYHYV; this is encoded by the coding sequence ATGAACGTCATAGCAACTTATAGTATTAAAGAAGAAGTGGCTAACTCTGTTAGCCATGGAATAGGCGCACTAATCAGTGTAGCTGGATTAACTTTATTATTAATAAATGCGATTGAACAACAGAACATAACTAAGATCATTAGCTTTAGCATTTATGGTTCAAGCCTCATTATTTTGTTTTTAGCATCAACTTTGTACCATGCTTTTAGTGATGAAAAAGTGAAACAGGTATTTAAGCTATTAGATCATTGCGCTATATATTTATTAATAGCCGGCTCTTATACTCCGCTAATGTTAGTAACTTTAAATGGTGCACTTGGTTACGTCATGACAGCACTTATTTGGTTAATTTCACTGGCTGGAATCATTTTCAAAGTTAAATTTGGCAGTCGATTTAAATGGCTTTCTCTATCTACCTATTTAGGAATGGGGTTTATTTCTCTTGCTGTACTACCACAATTACAAAGTAACCTAGCTAGTGAAGGGATAACACTACTCGCATTAGGCGGCTTAATTTACTGCTTAGGTGTTATATTTTATGTGCAAAAGAAAATACCTTTTAATCATGCTATATGGCATTTATTTGTAATAGGAGGCGCAGCCTCTCATTTCTTTATGATCTATCACTATGTTTAA
- a CDS encoding curli production assembly/transport protein CsgE: MSLLSNEVEIGGLLLDNTRSRQGYEFFTAFSQLWQDIPNTNGHVVTIKEIVIPRSGTRLSVTLNNKNVYVTHLGRRQSPIKDRVEQAVLILIEAMAQSQLGQSNPDLATNGW, from the coding sequence TTGTCACTGCTTTCTAATGAAGTCGAAATTGGCGGTTTACTATTAGACAATACAAGAAGTCGACAAGGCTATGAATTTTTTACGGCTTTTAGTCAATTATGGCAAGATATTCCTAATACTAATGGTCATGTAGTCACTATAAAAGAAATCGTCATTCCACGTTCAGGCACGCGCTTAAGTGTGACTTTAAATAATAAAAATGTATATGTTACCCACCTTGGCAGACGACAAAGTCCAATAAAAGATCGCGTAGAACAGGCGGTATTAATTTTAATAGAAGCAATGGCACAATCCCAATTAGGTCAAAGTAACCCTGACTTAGCAACGAATGGATGGTAG
- a CDS encoding IS630 family transposase (programmed frameshift) translates to MRLLAVSLFFEGENRANIARRLSTARSSVNKWVSSYLDSGLAGLDNKPISGRPANLTEKQQADVKTFVLQHAKSSDGGRLIAADIQTYISNNFNVNYQLGSVYRLLHSLELSWITTRSKHPKQSKEAQEAFKKFSMSTILHTPFNVMPENMDIWFQDEARFGQQNQTTRVWAERGSRPRAVKQQQFEYGYLFGAVCPHNGKTEALVTPCVNKEVMTLHMEQISKATEYGRHAVVIMDGAGWHTFDTVQPFNNVTLIKLPPYSPELNPIEQIWSWIRQHCLSNRIFTGYQDIVEQVSKAWNTFISNPDRVRKMCSREWIKVT, encoded by the exons ATGCGCTTACTTGCAGTGTCACTCTTTTTTGAAGGTGAAAATCGCGCTAATATTGCTCGTCGACTAAGTACAGCTAGAAGTAGTGTCAATAAATGGGTATCAAGTTATTTAGACAGTGGCTTAGCGGGATTAGACAACAAACCTATTTCAGGTCGTCCAGCTAACCTGACAGAAAAACAGCAAGCAGACGTTAAAACGTTTGTGTTACAGCATGCAAAGTCCAGTGACGGTGGACGATTAATTGCTGCTGATATTCAAACCTATATTAGCAATAATTTTAATGTTAATTATCAACTTGGCAGTGTATACCGCTTATTACATAGCCTTGAATTAAGCTGGATCACAACACGCTCCAAACACCCTAAGCAATCAAAAGAAGCTCAAGAAGCTTTT AAAAAGTTCAGTATGTCAACGATCCTTCACACCCCCTTTAATGTGATGCCAGAAAATATGGATATATGGTTTCAAGATGAGGCACGATTTGGCCAGCAAAATCAAACAACAAGAGTTTGGGCTGAGCGAGGCTCTAGGCCAAGAGCCGTAAAACAACAACAGTTTGAATATGGATACTTATTCGGTGCAGTATGTCCTCACAATGGAAAGACGGAAGCCTTAGTAACCCCCTGTGTTAATAAAGAAGTCATGACATTACATATGGAGCAAATATCTAAAGCAACTGAGTATGGGAGGCACGCTGTTGTGATCATGGATGGCGCTGGTTGGCATACTTTCGATACAGTTCAGCCCTTTAACAATGTCACGTTAATAAAATTACCGCCATACTCACCAGAATTAAACCCTATAGAACAGATCTGGAGTTGGATCCGTCAGCATTGCCTATCAAACAGAATATTTACGGGATACCAAGATATAGTAGAGCAAGTATCAAAAGCATGGAACACATTCATTTCAAACCCTGATAGGGTTCGAAAAATGTGTTCAAGAGAGTGGATTAAAGTGACTTAA
- a CDS encoding curli assembly protein CsgF, producing MVVMKEFIINQVYLALFIIFILISVPSKASELVYKPINPSFGGNPLNGSFLLGKASAQNKHKAPVAKKSYAEKFQESLERAYISKMVREITDLAFGEESDSSLFGEDSIFSSGDYEILVLTSNTDAITVQITNTVTGEVTVIEIPKYGE from the coding sequence ATGGTAGTAATGAAAGAATTCATTATCAATCAGGTATATTTAGCATTATTCATAATATTTATTTTAATTTCAGTTCCCTCAAAGGCATCTGAATTAGTTTACAAACCAATCAACCCCAGTTTTGGTGGTAACCCTCTTAATGGCAGCTTTTTATTAGGAAAAGCAAGTGCACAAAATAAACACAAAGCACCTGTAGCCAAAAAGTCATACGCTGAAAAATTTCAAGAGTCTCTTGAGCGTGCTTATATCAGTAAAATGGTAAGAGAAATTACAGATCTTGCATTTGGCGAAGAGAGTGATAGTAGTTTATTTGGAGAAGATTCTATTTTTAGTAGTGGTGATTATGAAATTTTAGTACTGACAAGTAATACCGATGCTATAACTGTACAAATCACAAATACAGTAACGGGTGAAGTGACAGTTATCGAAATACCTAAGTATGGGGAATAA
- a CDS encoding helix-turn-helix transcriptional regulator — MISTATINTAYIVTSDETLHSSSHKVALTSFIGLIATCSNKVLKQNKSVDNQFNKIDGIYFIDLFYCNWNNKIPDDILQLAQRSKIVLFNVQNDQLCEKNLLLAGFEGIFYLSDRPDLILRGLNQIKNNERWFKRSSMNNAFSYLLKSNKASISPSNSITGKSVFPTLTKRENTIIKLVTKGSQNQEIADQLNISTNTVKTHIYSIFRKTKSRNRIELITWSLQSSGHLDAAIN, encoded by the coding sequence ATGATCTCTACAGCAACAATAAATACAGCTTATATTGTTACATCAGATGAGACTCTGCATAGCAGCTCTCATAAGGTAGCTTTAACTAGCTTTATCGGTTTAATAGCAACCTGTTCAAATAAGGTCCTCAAACAGAATAAGAGTGTTGATAATCAGTTTAATAAAATTGATGGAATATATTTTATTGATTTATTTTATTGTAATTGGAACAACAAAATACCTGATGATATTTTACAGTTAGCACAAAGGTCAAAAATTGTTTTATTTAATGTCCAAAATGACCAGTTATGCGAAAAAAATTTATTGTTAGCGGGTTTTGAAGGTATTTTTTACCTTTCAGATAGACCCGATCTTATATTAAGAGGGTTAAACCAAATTAAAAATAATGAACGTTGGTTTAAACGCTCATCAATGAATAATGCTTTTTCATATTTACTAAAGTCAAATAAAGCTTCAATATCACCTTCCAATAGCATCACAGGAAAATCTGTATTTCCAACGCTTACTAAACGTGAAAATACAATTATTAAATTAGTGACAAAAGGGTCTCAAAATCAAGAAATAGCTGATCAACTAAATATAAGTACAAATACGGTTAAAACCCATATTTATAGTATTTTTAGAAAGACTAAATCACGAAATCGTATTGAATTAATTACTTGGTCTTTACAATCATCAGGCCATTTAGATGCAGCCATTAATTAA
- a CDS encoding S8 family serine peptidase, with translation MKYKLSALTLALIPALANASVEISASNQDAYKHDSLIVVYKKEATASNRRAVRNLVLAKISDINNDEVDDKYSNILNGRMANYELDKMSVKDALAKVRKDPAVLYAEPDYIVKANVMPDDSSFSELWGMHNTGQTGGVDDADIDAPEAWDISTGDSSIVVGVIDTGVDHTHPDLIANAWVNPGEIAGDGIDNDGNGYVDDVHGINAITNAGDPMDDNGHGTHVAGTIGASGNNGLGVVGVNHEVAITGCKFLDASGSGSSSDAIKCIDYMVDLKNSGVNLRVLNNSWGGGGFSQALSDAITASEQADILFVAAAGNSAVDNDVNDSYPSGYSHESILAVASTTSSDSMSGFSQWGLTTVDMGAPGSAILSTVPGGGYDSFSGTSMATPHVAGAAALVLSVNPDLTTNELKSLLMNSGDDNSALTGKTVSGKRLNVHTALLDADPTPGFKLSVTPANVNLTAGETATYTFDVGSIAEWEGVVSLALTGNLEGAVLSSTTVSPGESFQVTVPTSADTQWGAYEFEVTATSGELVKSKTLGLYVNPQGLNDFTYTNDTPAAIPDNAPEGVSSVLTIADDLTIFDSSTYLNISHTYIADLVVTLTSPAGTTATLHNKAGGSADDINQSFTSSAFNGESTLGDWTLHIVDTYAEDTGSLNNWSVSFSALGEVGPAAPKADFDAAVNYLSVSFTDTSYDVNNDIVSWSWNFGDANTSTEQNPMHTYAQAGTYDVTLTTTDAEGMSDSKTMSVVVSDVDIELAVKRAYKSRLGNLRVDITYQGSPAEMVDVYRNGEKIATVANNGIYRDRERRVEGSQFIYKICDASSACSNEVTVSF, from the coding sequence ATGAAATATAAATTATCAGCGCTAACTTTAGCGTTAATTCCTGCATTAGCAAACGCTTCTGTTGAGATCAGTGCATCAAATCAAGACGCATACAAACATGATTCTTTAATCGTTGTTTATAAAAAAGAAGCGACAGCATCTAATCGCCGAGCTGTAAGAAATTTAGTATTAGCTAAAATTTCAGACATCAATAATGATGAAGTTGATGATAAATACAGTAATATTTTAAATGGTCGTATGGCTAACTATGAGCTAGATAAAATGTCTGTTAAAGATGCACTAGCTAAAGTTCGTAAAGATCCTGCAGTACTATACGCAGAGCCTGATTACATTGTTAAAGCTAATGTTATGCCTGACGATAGCAGCTTTTCAGAGTTATGGGGTATGCATAATACTGGACAAACTGGTGGTGTAGATGATGCCGATATTGATGCCCCAGAAGCATGGGATATCTCTACAGGCGATAGCAGCATTGTTGTAGGTGTGATCGATACTGGTGTTGATCATACTCACCCTGATTTAATTGCTAATGCATGGGTTAATCCTGGCGAGATTGCGGGTGACGGCATTGATAATGATGGTAATGGCTATGTAGATGATGTACATGGTATTAATGCGATCACAAATGCAGGTGATCCTATGGATGATAATGGCCATGGTACACATGTCGCTGGAACAATTGGTGCATCAGGTAATAATGGCTTAGGTGTTGTAGGTGTTAACCATGAAGTTGCAATCACAGGTTGTAAGTTCTTAGATGCTTCTGGCTCTGGTTCTTCATCAGATGCTATTAAATGTATCGACTATATGGTTGATTTAAAAAATAGTGGTGTAAACCTTCGCGTACTAAATAATAGTTGGGGCGGTGGTGGTTTTAGTCAAGCTTTATCTGATGCAATTACCGCATCTGAGCAAGCAGATATCTTATTTGTAGCAGCTGCAGGTAATAGTGCTGTCGATAATGACGTAAATGATTCATACCCATCAGGTTATTCTCATGAAAGCATTTTAGCGGTAGCAAGTACTACTTCTAGCGATTCTATGTCTGGTTTTTCTCAATGGGGTTTAACAACAGTTGATATGGGTGCACCTGGTTCTGCTATTTTATCAACTGTGCCAGGCGGCGGTTATGATTCTTTCTCTGGTACATCTATGGCAACACCTCATGTTGCTGGTGCTGCTGCACTTGTACTATCAGTTAATCCAGATTTAACAACGAATGAGCTTAAATCATTATTAATGAATAGCGGTGATGATAATAGTGCTTTAACAGGTAAGACTGTTTCTGGTAAACGTTTGAATGTTCATACAGCATTATTAGATGCTGATCCGACTCCTGGATTTAAGTTATCAGTAACGCCAGCTAACGTTAATTTAACGGCTGGTGAAACAGCAACTTATACGTTTGATGTTGGTTCAATTGCAGAGTGGGAAGGTGTTGTCTCATTAGCGCTGACTGGTAATTTAGAAGGTGCTGTGCTTTCTTCAACAACAGTGAGCCCAGGCGAAAGTTTCCAAGTAACAGTACCAACTTCAGCTGATACACAATGGGGTGCTTATGAGTTTGAAGTGACTGCAACCAGTGGTGAGTTAGTAAAATCTAAAACATTAGGTTTATATGTTAACCCTCAAGGTTTAAATGATTTCACTTATACAAATGATACACCTGCTGCGATCCCAGATAATGCACCTGAAGGTGTGTCATCTGTATTAACAATTGCAGATGATTTAACGATATTTGACTCAAGTACATACTTAAACATTAGCCATACATACATAGCTGATTTAGTTGTTACTTTAACTTCGCCAGCTGGTACAACTGCAACATTACACAATAAAGCGGGCGGAAGTGCAGATGATATTAATCAAAGTTTCACTTCTTCGGCGTTTAATGGTGAATCGACATTAGGTGATTGGACATTACATATTGTTGATACTTATGCAGAAGATACGGGTAGTTTAAATAATTGGTCAGTGTCTTTTTCTGCTTTAGGTGAAGTTGGCCCAGCAGCACCAAAAGCTGATTTTGATGCGGCAGTTAACTACTTGAGCGTTAGCTTTACAGATACCAGTTATGATGTAAATAATGACATTGTAAGCTGGAGTTGGAATTTTGGTGATGCAAATACATCAACAGAGCAAAATCCAATGCATACATACGCACAAGCGGGTACATATGATGTGACACTGACAACTACTGATGCTGAAGGCATGAGTGATAGTAAAACAATGTCAGTTGTTGTTTCTGATGTAGATATTGAGTTAGCAGTTAAACGCGCTTATAAGTCTCGTTTAGGCAACTTACGTGTTGATATTACTTACCAAGGAAGCCCTGCTGAGATGGTTGATGTTTACCGTAATGGTGAAAAAATTGCGACTGTAGCAAATAACGGTATTTATCGAGATAGAGAACGCCGTGTTGAAGGTTCACAATTCATTTATAAGATTTGTGATGCTTCAAGCGCATGTTCTAATGAAGTAACTGTAAGCTTCTAA
- a CDS encoding CsgG/HfaB family protein encodes MKTIILSLTLILSGCSSLSNLVPPDITTAIKIEESETFKELKSLPKPKGAIPVSVYAFRDQTGQYKPQANVSSFSTAVTQGATSILMQALSDSDWFLPVEREGLQNILTERKITRASNKNNKQVELPPLTTAKILLEGGIISYDSNTKTGGFGAEYFGIGASELYREDIISVYMRAIDVRTGQVLVSVSTSKTVLSTEARAGFFRYVSFKRLAEAEAGYTSNEPMHICVKQALEKAITELVKKGLDKRVWKAQDTTVSYLHHNQYK; translated from the coding sequence ATGAAAACAATCATACTATCACTTACTTTAATATTATCTGGCTGCAGTAGTTTAAGTAATCTTGTACCACCAGACATAACGACAGCAATAAAAATTGAAGAATCGGAAACTTTTAAAGAACTGAAGTCTTTACCTAAACCTAAAGGCGCAATTCCTGTATCAGTATATGCGTTTAGAGATCAAACAGGTCAATATAAACCGCAAGCAAATGTAAGTTCATTTTCAACAGCAGTAACACAAGGCGCCACCTCTATTTTGATGCAAGCCCTCAGTGACTCTGATTGGTTTTTACCCGTTGAAAGAGAAGGTTTACAAAATATTTTAACTGAGCGAAAAATTACTAGGGCTTCAAATAAAAATAATAAACAAGTTGAATTACCGCCTCTGACGACAGCAAAAATCTTATTAGAAGGCGGAATTATAAGCTATGATTCAAACACTAAAACGGGCGGATTTGGTGCAGAATATTTTGGCATAGGTGCTTCTGAGTTATATAGAGAAGATATCATCTCAGTATATATGCGTGCTATTGACGTCAGAACAGGGCAAGTGCTTGTTTCTGTATCAACCAGCAAGACAGTATTGAGCACTGAAGCAAGAGCTGGATTCTTTCGTTATGTCAGCTTTAAACGTTTAGCTGAAGCGGAGGCAGGCTATACTAGCAACGAACCGATGCATATCTGTGTAAAACAAGCATTAGAAAAAGCAATTACAGAGTTAGTTAAAAAAGGATTAGATAAGCGTGTATGGAAAGCACAAGATACTACAGTGTCATATTTACATCATAACCAATATAAATAA